In Salmo trutta chromosome 24, fSalTru1.1, whole genome shotgun sequence, the DNA window AGGAAACAGGGCAGGATTAGTTTTTGTTTTGTGTGAAGATTCCAACATGAGCCAGTCAAATACCATGCATCGCAGTGACCTCCAAACAGTCACAGTATGAACCTCTCGAGGCACAGTGCAGGCCAGGTATTAAAAAAGGCAAAGCttttgtaaataaaataaaatatggaaATACAGACCCAAAGTCCCAACTAGGAACCCTCAGTATAACAAGAGAGTTAAATTGCAAGGCAAGCAGACAGGGCTAAGGTGAAAAAGCATACAATTCAAACATGCATCTCGCACTTGGCTGAAGTAGCTAAAGTATCAAGTTGTGTGAAATGAGGAGTATACTTTCACTTAAGATTTTTGCATTATGAACGGCAATAAAGCTAGCTACAGTCAATTAAATGGCAAAAGAAAATAACTGCAAAAAAAAAGTTAAAGCTAAGGCTAAAGCCAAAGCACGTATGTGATGCGCTTTACAATGTATTAACATATAACCCTACGTGTTATGAAGGACATTGTAAATAAATATGGCCATCTGTGGTTGGAAAAGTccacagaggagagaaagagtagGATTTAGACAAGGTGTTGTGTATACCCTCTGATGTCTCATTCGGTTCTGCCTCAGCCAGGGCCTCTGCAATCAGCTCCTCTCCTGCGACTACAGCCACTACAGGGGCGATGTCTACCAGCACCTCTGCTGCGGCTTCAGCTGGGGCAGCTTTAGCAACGGCCGGTGCATCTTCCGCTGTAGGTTCAACAGGGGTTTCAGCAGCAATTTCTACAGGGGCAGCTTCAGATGCTTCTTCTGCCGCTTCCGGTACAACTTTTGGAGTGACTTCTAGTGTAGCTGTGACTTCTGGAGGCGTCACTTCAACCTCTGGAGCAGCTTCTGCAAAAATCTCTTTGGGTACACTAGCGATCTCAGGGGCAGAGTCTACTAGTTCCTCAAAACTTGGAGCAGGGGCACTTTCAGGGCCAACCTCCAGGGTAGCTTTTGCAGTGGCTGCTTCCAGGACAGAGGTGGGGTCAACCAGCTCAGCACTTGTAACTTCTGGAGCGGCCGCTTGAACTTCTTTGGTGACTTCTGGTGCGGCGTCGGCTACAACTTCTGGTGCGGCGTCGGCTACAACTTCTGGTGCGGCGTCGGCTACAACTTCTGGTGCGGCGTCGGCTACAACTTCTGGTGCGGCGTCGGCTACAACTTCTGGTGCGGCGTCGGCTACAACTTCTGGTGCGGCGTCGGCTACAACTTCTGGTGCTTCTTCCTTGACAGTTTCAGGAACGGCGTCCAGAGTCGCTGCAGGTGTAGCTTCTTGCACAGCTTTAGCAGTGGCCACAAGGATGGCATCAGACGGCACTGCCACCTCCTCAGCGTCGCTGGCCAAAGCCACTACATCCTTTTCTgcgtttttctttttttctgctAGGATTCCTGGTTTTGCCTTTGATTTCAATTCGGGCATCTCATCATCAGAGTCGGTGTCAGAGTCGGAGGAGTCAGAATCACTGGATGAGGAGTCAACGGCTGGGGCTCCAGGTTCAGTGGAGGCTGCAGCATCAACAACAGGTGGATCGGCAGAGGCTGAAACTGGAATGTCTTCTGGCGCGGGAGCTTCATCACTTGCAGCAACGACAGAATCAGCAACTGGGGGAGCGGCATCCGTGACTTCGGTGGCGGCGTCGATTACAGGTTGAGCAAAATCGACGATGGGAGCAGCAATGTCAGCGACTGGAGCAGGTTCGGCGACAGCCTCCGCAACTGAAGGAGACTCTGCCGCGACTGCTTCAACTGGGGCGGCTTCACTGGCAACAGCCTCAGCAACTGGAGCAGCCTCTGCAACAGCGTCAGCGACTACTGCGGCCTTGGCAACTGGTGTAGTGGATTCTACAACTGGTGTTTCTGGTGCTGCAGCCTCCTCTGTGACAAGGGATGTGATCTCTGCAACACTCTCAGAAGCAGGGGAAGACTTAGCCACCTCTATGACTGGAGCGGCCACATCTACAGCAGTAGATGCGGTTTCTTCAGCCACAGCAGTTTCAGCAGGCATAGTGTCAGCATGGCTTGCAGAAGTGGAAAAGGTAGCTGGTTCTGCAGCTGCGGCTACTATTGTTTCAGCAGTGACGGGGTTAGCCACTGATTCAATTTCACCTAGAGCCTGTGCTGGGGAAAGTCCTGAGGCTGAAAGCTTAACGGGGAAGGCGACCGCGGTGTTGTAGGCTTGTAGTGCAGCCCTCTCTTCTGAGGCCTCTAGGGATGAGGAAATGGTAAATGGACAGGTTACACAAACAAAATGTAATAGTATATAGCCTAATCAGTATGTTCCTCATAACCAAGAGGCTTGTCACCAAATAAAACCACCTATGCCAAACACAACACAGAAAACTCCTGACACCAAAGCTACTGTGGAACTATAGTTTAACCGTTGTAATTTTACCTTCTCTAGATTCTTATGATAACATCCCTGAAATCCCTaacagggatttaacagtttaaaaaaatgaaaataataattaataaaaataattattaaaaaaatatatatatatatatattggttagctgctaaaaaatacattttgaccggttaatgcttatcggtctataggttaattttcATAATTTGGTGCGCATGTATTTTCCTTAGTCGTCACGCATTTGATTTAGTTTGAGGAGCATAATAGCCTACCAGACAGCATAATAGCCTACCAGACAGCACCAGAGTAGCTCCTCACTGGAGTGAAACATGCTTTTGTATGCCCAATCATTACGCAACAAATAACATTTCTAAATGCAATCGCGTGTTAAAAACTTTGATGGACACGATTTTTTAAAAAAAAGgctgtatttttatttatcaatCTCAACTCGTAACTAAAGCGCACCTCCCATTTGCCATTAGAGTGCATAGGCTATAGTCAACGGTAGGCATGCTATCTGCATATCACCCACCACTTTGCAATGTGAGCTTGAGGCAGGAATTGTCTGAAAGCTTTACTTCAAATAATGAGTTATGTCTTACCTTGGAAAAGTAGCCTTGAGAAAATCCATCCATAGAAactattttataaagacttcctgaTGCCATTAACCAGCATTTCTCTCCTGATCTGGTTTTCATATGCACTTTCTTCAGTTGTCCAGAAGCCGAAAGGCACAATCCtaatcatattagcaacccatcctagttgttgTTATAGATTCCCCCTCTTTCTAAGTTTCTAACGGAGAAGTTAATCTCTGTCACAACTACTCGCATTAGGTTTAGAATGGAGTTTTCCAgcaaattgcattttggcaaatgtttgaaaattacTTTTCATTAGCTGCTTCATTAAAGAAGCTGCATGTTCAATACTAGGCTATAGCTTTTTGACTGTTAGGCTTGCTATTGTTGCATGTTTCCAATTAAGCTCATAATGAAAAATGTCTGGTCCTTGTATGCATACATAGTATCAGAGAAGAGACAATACGAGAGTTTTAACTCTAGCCCAAAAcaagcccaatgcgtttctatgtcACCTGCCTTCCAGCATCGGGACGACTACCCTTGTTAGGGCGGAGAAATATGCATCTGGTCATTATATAGAGATATCTTAtagtattttctgttggtcacatTTTACTGTTTGGGAAAAAAAATGTGACTATTTGTTAACCAGTTAATTCATCCTTAATCCCAGTTCCAGTGCAATCAAGCAAATGTTTAAAAAGAGAAGTACAATTGGCTTTAGGAAATGGTCATGGTTTATCTGTAAGATTCCAGGATGTGGTTGTATTGGCACATCAGGGAGATACTCCAAGTGTGGGCTATACCTGAGAGAGAAATGGCGTTACTGTTACCTAGGGGAGAATAAAAAGGACCTAGAATAAAACATATTAACGTAAATGaagaggggggaaaaagtatAAATAGCTGCACTCTTACTTGTAGCCGTTGCCTTTTTAACATCTTTCTTTGGCTCCCCAGCCTTGGTGCAGAATGCCGCGGCAGAGGAGCTCCTCAAAAGGCCCCAGCTCTCTTTCTGGAGAACctaaacagaaataaatacaTACCCATTGTTTTATATTGTAAATTCAGCATTCATTAGCTTAGCCCTGTGTTCCAGTCTGTTTATGCCCTCTTGCCAGCTCCTTCTGGAATTGTCTGCCAAACGTTTCAAGCTTGACAATGGGACCAGGCGAAGCAAATTTTGACTTAACGTAAGTTATTCAAtgtgttagctagttacttacGTAAACTACATATCTAGCTTAATTCTGATTAATGAGCACGTATTTTTACTATCCATTATGAATGTCAGCAGCACAATTTGTGACTAAATAAAACGCCAGAGATGAAGCGTAGTCTCTCTGAGATGTAGAGGCTGGTAAATACAGTTAGCGGTCCTGCTCCTCCGGTCAGAAGGACGCTAGCTAATATTAAAAGGAAACGGTTACGATACGTTGATTACTGTACAAACCAATCCTCTAAAGAAAATATTATTTGTAAAATAATCGAAATGACAACTGAAGAAAAACATGTTTAGACAATAAACAACGAATAGTACCTTGAGAGACCCCAGTCGTCCTAGCCGAAGTAAGGAGGTCGCCATTTTGGTGCTCCGTCTTTTATTTTCCGTGGGGAAACACAATAATTATATTGCTATGTGACCTCCCCAGGCATGCGCATTTGGGCGGAAGTGTCTGGGAACGACATTATTTCCTCTTTGACAGGGTGATAAAAAGAGCATTTACCACTTCAGTGGATTTTACAAGGTCATAAAAAGAGCTTTTACCACCTCAGTGGATTTTAAAAATTGTTTAATTTCTTCTATAGTAAAAAGTATATACTCTATATGTTTATTCTCATAATAGAAAGGTAGTTAATAATTTAGAATTCTgatatctttttttttcttccacttttatttaaccaggtaagctagttgagaacaagttctcatttacaactgcgacctggccaagataaagcaaagcagtgcgacacaacaacaacacagagttacacatggaataaacaagcgtacaggcattaacataatataacaaaaaatataaatatatacagtgtgtgcaaatgaagtaagattagggagtaaggcaataaataggccatagtggcgaagtaattacaatttatcaattaaacactggagtgatagatgtgcagaaaatgaatgtgcaagtagagatactggggtgcaaaggagcaaaaaaaaaaaataacaatatcgggatgaggtagttggatgggctatttacagatgggctgtgtacaggcacaatgatctgtgagctgctctgacagctgatgcttaagttagtgagggagaaatgagtctccagcttcagtgatttttgcaattcgttccagtcattggcagcagagaactggaaggaaaggcggcaaaaggaggaattggctttgggggtgaccagtgaaatatacctgttggagtgcatgctatgggtgggtgctgctatggtgaccagtgagctgagataaggccctttacctagcaaaaacttatagatgacctggagccagtgggtttggcgacgaatatgaagcgagggccagtcaacgagagcatacaggtcgcagtggtgggtagtatatggggctttggtgacaaaacggatggcactgtgatagactgcatccaatttgctgagtagagtgttggaggctattttgtaaatgacatcgccgaagtcaaggatcagtaggatagtcagttttacgagggtatgtttggcagcattggtgtcggatgctttgttgcgaaataggaagccgattctagattacattttggattggagatgtttaatgtgagtctggaaggaaagttcacagtctaaccagacacctaggtatttgtaattgtccaaatattctaagtcagaaccatcgagagtagtgatgctagtcgggggGCAGGTGAGGATAGCGataggttgaagagcatgcatttagttttacttgcatttaagagcagttggaggccacagaaggagagttgtatggcattgaagctcatctggaggttagttaacagtgtccaaagaagggccagaagtatacagaatggtgtcgtctgcgtagaggtggatcagagaatccccaGCAGCAATATCCTTACCATGTAGTCATTTTAATCaatattttattaaacacatacaTAGTGTAAATATCGATAGTGTAAATACCGATAGTGTAAATACCGATACTGTAAATACCTATACCTCAGTTAGCAACTCCTTCATGAAAATGTCATGGAGTTGCATAAAGCATCTAATGATTTCCCTCAGTCTTCAATTTTATGTACACATTCTCTTGGGTGCTTCAAGACAAATTAGGTGTAAAATAGCTCCAGTGTCTGTTGCTGTGTCTGGTAATTCCACTTTAAAATACCTGCCTGCACATGACCTTCAACGTTTTACTGGAAAGCCAGGACCCTAAATATGGTGAAAGTAGAATATGAAATTTAGTGTGTTCAACTTCAGTGGTCACTGAAAGTGCAGTTATTTGTCAGGGCTTtcggaaggatcggaccaatacgcagcgtgatcgtagttccacatcttttatacagtcgtgaaactaaatgcaataaaaaccataaacttgaaatacaaaaacgaggaagccgtgacgcagagcaggcatacactactcacaaaataatcacccacaaaacaccagtgggacaaacatcaacttaaatatggcctccaattagagacaacgacaaccggctgcctctaattggaggtcatgccaaacaaaaactaacctagaaatacaaaactagaaactaaacattgaaatacaaaaacggaacaaacaccccctgtcatgccctgacctactctaccatagaaaataacaacttactatggtcaggacgggacagttcttacattttttatttaacctttatttaaacaggaaaagcccattgagacccagagtctcttttttTTCAagtgagacctggccaagaaggcagcaacaatcaatacattacagaatgaaaacatacaacaatacaattcAGCAACATGATCAAGCctaaaaaaaagcatttacactctTCTGTAGCAAAGTCTCCCATCAAAAATAGTTATTtattcagtggcactaacatatctagatgaagcatggattgtagactattccatgcctCTGGTGTACAAGAGGAG includes these proteins:
- the ndufv3 gene encoding calphotin, translated to MATSLLRLGRLGSLKVLQKESWGLLRSSSAAAFCTKAGEPKKDVKKATATKASEERAALQAYNTAVAFPVKLSASGLSPAQALGEIESVANPVTAETIVAAAAEPATFSTSASHADTMPAETAVAEETASTAVDVAAPVIEVAKSSPASESVAEITSLVTEEAAAPETPVVESTTPVAKAAVVADAVAEAAPVAEAVASEAAPVEAVAAESPSVAEAVAEPAPVADIAAPIVDFAQPVIDAATEVTDAAPPVADSVVAASDEAPAPEDIPVSASADPPVVDAAASTEPGAPAVDSSSSDSDSSDSDTDSDDEMPELKSKAKPGILAEKKKNAEKDVVALASDAEEVAVPSDAILVATAKAVQEATPAATLDAVPETVKEEAPEVVADAAPEVVADAAPEVVADAAPEVVADAAPEVVADAAPEVVADAAPEVVADAAPEVTKEVQAAAPEVTSAELVDPTSVLEAATAKATLEVGPESAPAPSFEELVDSAPEIASVPKEIFAEAAPEVEVTPPEVTATLEVTPKVVPEAAEEASEAAPVEIAAETPVEPTAEDAPAVAKAAPAEAAAEVLVDIAPVVAVVAGEELIAEALAEAEPNETSEEAAAVPPEPAPEPFDNSTYKNLQHHNYNHYTFADLDLEMAKYRLPQPSSGRPSPRH